One window of Paenibacillus sp. FSL K6-3182 genomic DNA carries:
- a CDS encoding histidine kinase, translated as MRFGKSIRTRLIIGFMAVMLPVVIYMLINNSYSREIIREKVSETYRNTLDIYVGQTDQNLLQINDYLYKMSVLDTDVGLLMSFPMDSDGYTLTKIRIDGKLNRDVGVYNLIDAVFLYHDKDIIFGTKSVYNDTKKIIKTHMDSMTKEENLLMNDQHLWEVRADERMPGKFFLINFIKVSDDLYVGAIIKVQDINRMLSIQWSDGDIGHNGIYLRAGDQLVQSLTENLAPLELSYKISKKPYESLTDRNTGETYLVMNRMSEMVDIAYRVVIPERTLLRNLLFFRNATLFAPIGFLAILLIYLFFMRNMLFKPLHELILGMKKISLGMLDVRLKKNKSLEFEFLGNTFNIMAEQIKTLKIDVYEEQLRVKQGELKQLQAQINPHFYMNSLNIIYNLAALGDTESVKKMSLHLADYFRFIMKANRDTITLKEELMHIENYMTIQKIRFPEKLQCTYEGIDDILHYPIAALTIQPFVENSIIHGFKNRRQLFQIKICAEMDSEHGFTLSISDNGTGFSPEVLEKLQNKEPLQEGESSSLGIMNVIHRLQLLYGERTSITFRNQAEGTGAIVVIVFPKLTEGVKAVV; from the coding sequence GTGAGGTTCGGTAAATCGATTAGAACTCGTCTTATTATTGGGTTTATGGCAGTTATGCTGCCGGTAGTTATTTATATGCTCATTAACAACAGTTACTCACGTGAGATCATTCGAGAGAAAGTATCTGAGACCTATCGAAACACACTCGATATTTACGTGGGTCAAACGGATCAAAATCTATTGCAGATTAATGATTATCTTTATAAAATGTCTGTGCTTGATACCGACGTAGGTTTGCTGATGTCCTTTCCGATGGATAGTGACGGTTATACGTTAACGAAAATAAGAATTGATGGGAAGCTAAATCGCGACGTTGGTGTTTATAATCTGATTGATGCTGTATTTCTATATCACGATAAAGATATTATTTTTGGAACAAAAAGCGTATATAACGATACAAAAAAAATAATAAAAACGCATATGGATTCAATGACAAAGGAAGAAAATCTGCTTATGAATGATCAACATTTATGGGAGGTCAGAGCAGATGAGCGGATGCCAGGGAAGTTTTTTTTGATCAATTTCATTAAGGTGTCAGATGATTTATACGTCGGCGCAATCATTAAAGTGCAGGATATAAATAGAATGTTATCGATTCAATGGAGTGACGGTGATATCGGCCATAACGGCATTTATTTACGCGCTGGCGATCAACTTGTTCAGTCATTGACGGAAAACTTAGCGCCGCTGGAACTCAGCTATAAAATATCGAAGAAACCGTATGAATCGCTGACTGATCGAAATACAGGCGAAACCTATCTTGTTATGAACAGAATGAGTGAAATGGTGGATATTGCTTATCGAGTCGTTATACCAGAGCGGACGCTGCTGCGTAATTTATTATTTTTTAGAAATGCGACGTTATTTGCTCCGATTGGGTTTCTAGCGATTTTGCTTATTTATTTGTTCTTTATGAGGAATATGCTGTTTAAGCCGCTGCATGAGCTTATTCTAGGAATGAAGAAAATCTCTTTAGGAATGCTGGATGTTAGATTGAAGAAAAACAAATCGCTTGAATTTGAGTTTCTAGGAAACACCTTCAACATCATGGCTGAACAAATTAAAACCTTGAAAATCGATGTTTACGAGGAGCAGCTCCGTGTGAAGCAAGGAGAGCTTAAGCAGCTCCAAGCGCAAATTAATCCGCATTTCTATATGAACAGCTTAAATATTATTTATAATTTAGCAGCATTAGGCGATACGGAATCGGTGAAAAAGATGTCGCTGCATCTCGCTGATTATTTCCGATTTATTATGAAAGCCAATCGCGACACGATCACACTTAAGGAAGAACTAATGCATATCGAGAACTATATGACGATTCAAAAGATCAGGTTCCCTGAGAAGCTGCAATGTACCTATGAGGGAATCGATGACATTTTGCATTATCCAATTGCTGCATTAACCATTCAGCCTTTTGTAGAAAACTCCATCATTCATGGGTTCAAAAACAGGAGGCAGCTTTTCCAAATCAAAATATGTGCGGAAATGGACTCCGAGCATGGATTTACGTTATCGATCAGCGACAATGGTACGGGCTTTAGTCCTGAGGTGCTGGAGAAGCTGCAAAACAAAGAACCGCTGCAGGAAGGTGAATCGAGCAGCTTAGGCATCATGAATGTCATTCATAGACTACAGCTGCTGTATGGCGAGCGGACATCAATTACTTTCCGCAATCAAGCGGAGGGCACCGGAGCAATTGTCGTTATCGTATTTCCTAAGCTTACGGAGGGAGTGAAAGCAGTTGTATAA
- a CDS encoding helix-turn-helix domain-containing protein, with the protein MYNLLVVDDEEIAIRGIVNGIDWSTLPIASIYTAIDAEEAQALLTAHTIHIMISDIDMPNQSGIELLEWANEHSPSSVTIFLTGHADFKYAQQAVQLDCFDYLLKPIDHNALKACVNEALEKARDLEQLAKIRGTYNLFYEQWSKQQPILIERFWQDIIHYRLSAASQQLNFSLQTYGLPLESDSLIRVVLISIEQWREEWSARDEEIMTYGIKNAAGEIVLQGESGHIVQDGSGILYAIFYSGAFGDKQGNNDLHDRCKTFIDQCKTMLNCSLSCYISEAAEVKQLRTTIQTLLTLERSNVSNTCAIIMERDHTQKQGLNTLQQAPFADWALLLESGKQTELSLRIDECFDQMLELKVDYTHMASFYYGYMNMVFQWLNKKSVQMTDVFVHREWEVGENILKSLPRMRTWTQQLSQQITDYANQNGKDVSQVVEKVQRYMEEHMGEEFSREQAAESVYLNPAYLSRLFRRETGYSLTDYLVRMRIAKARIELEKTNNRISDVAINVGYSNFSHFSKLFKKTTGLTPQEYRKKFQDV; encoded by the coding sequence TTGTATAACTTATTGGTTGTAGATGATGAGGAGATAGCAATTCGAGGCATCGTGAATGGCATAGACTGGTCAACGCTGCCGATTGCGAGCATTTATACGGCTATAGATGCGGAAGAGGCCCAGGCGTTGCTGACTGCGCATACGATTCACATTATGATATCTGATATTGATATGCCAAATCAAAGCGGTATCGAATTGCTAGAGTGGGCGAATGAGCATTCCCCTTCAAGTGTAACAATCTTTCTGACCGGTCATGCGGATTTTAAATATGCGCAGCAGGCGGTTCAGCTTGACTGCTTCGATTATTTGCTCAAGCCGATTGATCATAACGCTCTAAAAGCATGTGTGAATGAGGCGCTGGAAAAAGCTCGTGATTTGGAGCAGCTGGCAAAAATTCGCGGGACGTACAACTTATTTTATGAGCAGTGGAGCAAGCAGCAGCCTATATTAATTGAGCGGTTCTGGCAGGATATCATTCATTACCGTTTATCAGCGGCATCGCAGCAGCTCAATTTCTCATTGCAAACCTATGGGTTACCGCTTGAATCGGACAGCTTGATTCGTGTCGTGCTTATTAGCATCGAGCAGTGGCGGGAGGAATGGTCGGCCCGTGATGAGGAGATCATGACATACGGTATTAAGAATGCAGCTGGAGAGATCGTGCTTCAAGGTGAATCTGGCCATATTGTTCAAGATGGCAGCGGGATTTTATATGCAATATTTTATAGTGGAGCGTTTGGTGACAAGCAAGGCAATAATGATCTGCATGACAGATGCAAAACATTTATTGATCAATGCAAAACGATGCTGAATTGCTCGTTATCCTGTTATATAAGCGAAGCAGCGGAAGTGAAGCAGCTCCGTACTACAATACAAACGCTGCTTACCTTAGAGAGAAGCAACGTCAGCAATACTTGTGCGATTATAATGGAGCGTGATCATACACAGAAGCAAGGACTGAATACACTTCAGCAAGCCCCCTTCGCTGACTGGGCACTATTGCTGGAATCCGGCAAGCAGACGGAGTTGTCCTTGCGAATAGATGAATGCTTCGACCAGATGTTAGAGTTGAAAGTTGATTATACCCATATGGCATCGTTTTATTATGGATATATGAATATGGTGTTCCAATGGTTGAATAAAAAGTCGGTTCAAATGACGGACGTGTTTGTACATAGAGAATGGGAGGTAGGCGAGAACATTCTCAAATCATTGCCGCGCATGCGAACATGGACACAGCAATTGAGCCAGCAGATAACGGACTATGCCAACCAAAACGGCAAGGACGTGTCACAAGTTGTGGAGAAGGTTCAGCGTTACATGGAAGAGCATATGGGAGAGGAATTCAGCCGTGAGCAAGCGGCAGAGTCTGTTTATTTGAATCCAGCTTATTTATCTCGTTTGTTCCGAAGGGAAACGGGTTACTCGTTAACGGATTATTTGGTTCGAATGCGTATAGCTAAGGCGAGAATCGAGCTTGAAAAAACAAATAACCGAATAAGCGATGTTGCCATAAACGTAGGATATAGTAATTTCTCGCACTTTTCTAAGCTGTTTAAGAAAACGACCGGGCTTACACCGCAAGAGTATCGTAAAAAATTTCAGGATGTATGA